A stretch of Desulfotalea psychrophila LSv54 DNA encodes these proteins:
- a CDS encoding GGDEF domain-containing protein has translation MKATNYTLIEQLKVTSREIERRKEYLFFTDEDVQVLVSLKEVVSENIEEIVEAFYERVIPFDEMDGVIGDAETLRRLKNYQRSYIKTLFAGQYDEEYVHSRLRVGVVHKRIGVEPKFYISAIHTLLTILREIITKNSSNDCQACVRNLRAVEKIIMFDLSLTFDTYINSLMEETKRSKRELEEYAESLEEVISERTKLLKEQARHDGLTKLLNQHAFYSELRRELARAQRRGYCTVLIYFDLDKFKALNDSEGHRRGDEVLVMVANSMKASLRDNELCARYGGDEFCIILPESTLKEAEKVCQRLCKELEKSLVGTGVSCSMGIAISDTANSHDADTLVKEADKAMYEAKKVGGFSLKIAEGF, from the coding sequence ATGAAAGCTACCAACTATACCCTTATTGAACAGCTTAAGGTTACCAGTCGTGAAATTGAACGGCGCAAAGAGTATCTTTTTTTTACAGATGAAGATGTGCAGGTATTAGTCTCGTTAAAAGAAGTTGTCTCTGAAAATATTGAAGAAATAGTGGAAGCCTTTTATGAAAGAGTTATTCCCTTTGATGAGATGGATGGTGTTATCGGTGACGCAGAAACCCTTCGTCGCCTGAAAAATTATCAACGTTCCTATATTAAGACCCTCTTTGCAGGTCAGTATGATGAGGAGTACGTTCACTCCCGACTACGGGTTGGGGTGGTGCATAAGAGAATAGGGGTGGAACCCAAATTTTATATTTCAGCCATCCATACTCTGTTGACAATACTGCGTGAAATTATCACTAAAAACAGCAGTAATGATTGTCAGGCATGTGTGCGTAACTTAAGAGCCGTAGAGAAAATTATAATGTTTGATCTCTCCCTTACCTTTGATACCTATATCAATAGTCTCATGGAGGAAACCAAGAGAAGTAAGAGGGAATTGGAGGAGTATGCTGAATCCCTTGAAGAGGTTATTTCAGAGCGAACAAAGCTTCTAAAGGAGCAGGCTCGACATGATGGCCTGACTAAGTTGTTGAATCAACACGCCTTTTATTCTGAACTGAGGCGTGAACTGGCACGTGCTCAGCGCCGAGGTTACTGTACGGTCCTCATCTATTTTGATCTGGATAAGTTTAAGGCGCTTAATGATAGCGAAGGGCATAGGCGCGGAGATGAGGTGCTGGTGATGGTGGCCAATTCTATGAAGGCGTCTCTTCGGGATAATGAGCTCTGCGCTCGTTATGGTGGCGATGAATTTTGCATCATTCTGCCGGAAAGTACCCTCAAGGAGGCAGAGAAGGTCTGTCAGCGGCTCTGCAAGGAATTAGAAAAATCTCTTGTCGGAACCGGCGTCTCCTGCAGTATGGGCATAGCCATCTCTGACACGGCCAATAGCCATGATGCTGATACACTGGTGAAGGAGGCTGATAAGGCCATGTATGAGGCTAAAAAGGTGGGGGGCTTTTCTCTTAAGATAGCCGAGGGGTTTTAA
- a CDS encoding linear amide C-N hydrolase → MTKKRIGLLLLLATFMALPASSNACTRSLYKAGDGRFLTGRSMDWDTNLHSNLWVFPRGMERNGGIDNKSIKWTSKYGSLTASAFGAATADGINEKGLVTNLLYLVESDYGKSNKPTLSVGAWAQYVLDNYATVAEAVDGLRKAPFQIIAPLLPGKVAAGVHLAISDSQGDSAIAEYLNGTLTIHHGKGYLVMTNSPSFDKQLALNAYWQELGGITMLPGTNRASDRFARASFYTKSTPAFKDERMAVGAIFSIIRNASVPLGFTDPKQPNIATTLWRSVSDQKSLTYYFESTISPNIFWVDLHKLDFNSTAQVKELNLNAQPIFAGEVSAKFVPAKPFKWLAPGK, encoded by the coding sequence ATGACAAAGAAACGCATAGGCCTGCTACTATTATTAGCGACATTCATGGCATTACCAGCAAGTTCAAATGCCTGCACCAGATCGCTCTACAAGGCGGGTGATGGCCGTTTTCTAACCGGTAGAAGCATGGATTGGGACACGAACCTCCATAGTAACCTCTGGGTATTTCCCCGCGGCATGGAAAGAAACGGTGGAATTGACAACAAGTCAATAAAATGGACCTCTAAATATGGTAGCCTTACCGCATCGGCGTTTGGGGCTGCTACGGCTGATGGCATAAACGAAAAGGGGCTGGTAACAAACCTTCTCTACCTTGTCGAGTCGGATTACGGTAAATCAAATAAACCAACTCTCTCTGTTGGTGCCTGGGCCCAATATGTTCTGGACAACTATGCAACTGTAGCAGAGGCCGTGGATGGACTACGCAAGGCACCCTTTCAAATTATTGCACCACTACTGCCAGGCAAGGTAGCCGCTGGCGTCCATTTAGCGATATCTGACAGCCAAGGCGACTCGGCAATTGCTGAATATCTCAACGGAACACTCACCATCCATCATGGGAAAGGATACCTGGTGATGACCAACTCGCCAAGCTTTGACAAGCAGCTAGCCCTCAATGCCTATTGGCAGGAACTTGGTGGGATAACAATGCTCCCCGGCACCAATAGGGCAAGTGATCGCTTTGCCCGGGCAAGTTTTTATACCAAAAGCACCCCTGCATTTAAAGATGAGCGAATGGCCGTAGGTGCTATTTTCAGTATCATTAGAAACGCTTCCGTGCCCCTAGGTTTTACTGATCCCAAACAACCAAATATCGCCACGACTCTCTGGCGCTCGGTTTCAGACCAGAAGAGCCTCACATATTATTTTGAGTCAACAATTTCTCCCAATATATTCTGGGTCGATCTCCACAAATTAGACTTCAACTCTACAGCTCAAGTCAAAGAGCTCAATCTTAATGCTCAACCCATCTTTGCAGGTGAAGTTTCAGCCAAGTTTGTCCCGGCAAAACCCTTCAAATGGCTTGCCCCAGGCAAGTAA
- a CDS encoding linear amide C-N hydrolase, with translation MKKTRIGLLLLLAIFMTSPINSDACTRSLYKAGDGRFLTSRSMDWQTDLHSNLWVFPRGMKKDGGIDSKSIKWTSKYGSLTASAFRASTADGMNEKGLVINLLYLAEADYGKSNKPTLSAGAWGQYVLDNYATVAEAVAGLRKAPFQIIAPLLPGDIAAGIHLSISDSQGDSAIVEYIGGKLIIHHSKKYLVMTNSPSFDQQLSLNAYWQELGGLTMLPGTNRASDRFARASYYTISSPPFKDERMAVGAAFSIIRNVSVPLGFRDAKKPNIATTLWRSVSDQKSLKYYFESTTSPNIFWVDLHKLDLSTTAQTKKLDLSNRPIFAGEVSAKFVPATPFKWLAPSK, from the coding sequence ATGAAAAAGACACGCATAGGCCTGCTACTGTTATTAGCAATATTCATGACATCACCAATAAACTCAGATGCCTGCACACGGTCGCTCTATAAGGCGGGCGATGGCCGTTTTTTGACCAGCAGAAGCATGGATTGGCAAACGGATCTGCACAGTAATCTCTGGGTCTTTCCCCGGGGCATGAAAAAAGACGGCGGAATTGACAGCAAGTCAATAAAATGGACCTCTAAATATGGCAGTCTTACCGCATCGGCATTTAGGGCATCCACAGCAGACGGCATGAACGAAAAGGGACTGGTCATAAACCTCCTCTATCTTGCCGAGGCGGATTACGGCAAATCAAACAAACCCACCCTCTCAGCAGGTGCCTGGGGCCAGTATGTTTTAGATAACTATGCAACGGTGGCAGAAGCCGTGGCTGGCCTGCGCAAGGCACCATTTCAAATTATCGCGCCCCTACTGCCAGGAGATATCGCAGCTGGTATCCATCTCTCAATATCCGACAGCCAAGGTGACTCGGCCATTGTTGAATATATCGGCGGCAAACTCATCATTCACCACAGCAAAAAATATCTGGTAATGACCAACTCGCCAAGCTTTGATCAGCAGCTATCCCTCAATGCCTATTGGCAGGAACTTGGTGGCTTAACAATGCTACCCGGCACCAATAGGGCAAGTGATCGCTTTGCCCGGGCAAGTTATTACACCATAAGCAGTCCTCCATTTAAAGATGAGCGAATGGCCGTCGGGGCAGCCTTTAGTATCATTCGAAATGTCTCCGTCCCCCTGGGGTTCAGGGATGCCAAGAAACCCAATATCGCCACAACTCTCTGGCGCTCGGTTTCAGACCAGAAGAGCCTGAAATATTATTTCGAATCAACGACTTCTCCCAATATATTCTGGGTAGATCTCCACAAATTAGACCTCAGCACCACAGCCCAAACCAAAAAACTCGACCTGAGCAATCGCCCCATCTTTGCAGGTGAAGTCTCAGCCAAGTTTGTCCCGGCAACACCATTCAAGTGGCTTGCCCCAAGTAAATGA
- the proV gene encoding glycine betaine/L-proline ABC transporter ATP-binding protein ProV, which yields MKKIEVRNLYKIFGPDPDKGMKLLAQGMDKQDIHEKTGMTVGVQDASFTINQGEIFVIMGLSGSGKSTLVRTLNRLIEPTSGEILVDGENILKMDKAELVTFRRAKTGMVFQSFALMPQLTVIENVAFGLDLDGMEKEQRLERAQDALNQVGLNGWENSYPKELSGGMQQRVGLARGLAVDPDILLMDEAFSALDPLIRTEMQDELLKLQDQQERTIVFISHDLDEALRIGDRIAIMEGGRVVQVGTPEEILQNPADDYVRAFFRGVDPTGVISAGDIVRDTQPTVIWHTPAGSLRATLELLNNRDREYAYVIGSKRTFFGVVSTDSLCDTIEADGQGKNKPKIEDAFIPEAKAVQDDESLQDILKKVASHPWPIPVVDEDGKYRGVVSKNSFLRTLYRAENGSHFGNNPTDGTHEGEDKC from the coding sequence ATGAAAAAAATAGAAGTGCGTAATTTATACAAGATTTTTGGTCCTGATCCAGACAAGGGAATGAAGCTCCTTGCCCAGGGTATGGACAAGCAGGACATACACGAGAAAACGGGCATGACCGTCGGTGTCCAGGATGCCAGCTTCACTATCAACCAGGGAGAAATATTTGTTATCATGGGCCTTTCCGGATCCGGCAAATCTACCCTGGTTCGTACCCTGAACAGACTTATCGAACCTACCTCTGGCGAAATCCTGGTGGATGGAGAGAATATTCTCAAGATGGATAAGGCTGAATTGGTCACATTTCGCCGGGCAAAGACAGGTATGGTCTTCCAATCCTTCGCCCTCATGCCCCAGCTCACTGTAATAGAAAATGTCGCCTTCGGCCTCGATCTCGATGGCATGGAGAAGGAACAGCGCCTTGAACGCGCCCAGGACGCCCTCAATCAGGTAGGTCTTAATGGTTGGGAAAACTCCTACCCCAAGGAGCTCAGTGGTGGCATGCAGCAACGGGTGGGCCTTGCCCGCGGACTTGCCGTAGATCCCGACATACTCCTTATGGATGAGGCATTTTCGGCCCTTGACCCCCTGATCCGCACAGAGATGCAAGACGAACTCCTCAAGCTACAGGATCAACAAGAACGAACCATCGTCTTTATCTCCCATGATCTCGACGAGGCCCTACGCATAGGTGATCGTATTGCCATTATGGAGGGTGGCCGGGTGGTTCAGGTCGGCACCCCGGAAGAGATTCTGCAAAATCCAGCCGATGACTATGTACGAGCCTTTTTTCGCGGAGTTGACCCAACAGGCGTTATCTCAGCAGGCGATATTGTCCGGGACACCCAACCAACGGTTATCTGGCATACTCCGGCAGGAAGTTTACGGGCAACCCTTGAGCTGCTCAACAACAGAGACCGGGAATATGCCTATGTCATAGGGTCAAAACGCACATTTTTTGGTGTCGTTTCAACGGATAGCCTCTGCGATACAATCGAGGCCGATGGCCAAGGGAAGAATAAGCCCAAAATAGAAGATGCCTTTATTCCTGAAGCCAAGGCAGTGCAGGATGATGAAAGTCTTCAAGATATTCTGAAGAAGGTGGCATCCCACCCCTGGCCCATTCCCGTGGTTGATGAGGACGGAAAATATCGCGGGGTTGTTTCCAAAAACAGTTTTCTCCGCACCCTCTACCGCGCTGAAAATGGTTCACATTTTGGCAACAATCCAACAGATGGCACACATGAGGGAGAAGACAAATGCTAA
- a CDS encoding ABC transporter permease has protein sequence MLNFEDQVIPLDTWINTFVDWLVEGYRWFFQAIKWPIEQTLSGAENGLLALPPIIVIAVVCLIAWRVSGKRLAFGSLLAMVFIGLLGLWEETMITLAMVLSSVVFCMIAGIPLGILAGRSNRFNTFLRPVLDAMQTTPAFVYLVPIVMLFSIGNVAGVIATIVFALPPLVRLTSLGIRQVHPELVEAALAFGATGWQVLFKVQIPLALPTIMAGINQTIMMALSMVVIAALIGAGGLGAPVVLGLNTLDIGGATVGGLGIVLMAIILDRITQAMGKKKGK, from the coding sequence ATGCTAAACTTTGAAGATCAGGTGATCCCCCTTGATACATGGATCAATACATTTGTAGACTGGTTAGTTGAAGGCTATCGTTGGTTTTTTCAGGCCATAAAATGGCCCATAGAGCAGACACTTTCCGGAGCAGAGAATGGCCTACTTGCCCTGCCACCGATTATTGTTATTGCAGTGGTATGTCTTATTGCCTGGCGAGTTTCAGGCAAAAGGCTCGCCTTCGGCAGCTTGCTGGCCATGGTCTTTATTGGCCTTCTCGGCCTGTGGGAAGAGACCATGATCACCCTGGCCATGGTTCTCTCCTCCGTTGTTTTTTGCATGATTGCTGGTATCCCCCTCGGCATTTTGGCCGGGCGTAGCAATCGCTTTAATACGTTTTTGCGGCCTGTTCTTGATGCAATGCAGACGACTCCAGCCTTTGTCTATCTGGTGCCCATTGTTATGCTCTTTTCCATTGGTAATGTGGCCGGAGTTATCGCTACCATTGTCTTTGCCCTACCTCCACTTGTTCGCCTGACCAGTCTTGGTATTCGCCAGGTCCATCCTGAGCTGGTAGAAGCCGCCCTGGCCTTTGGGGCGACGGGATGGCAGGTCCTATTCAAAGTACAAATCCCTCTTGCCCTACCCACCATCATGGCCGGCATTAACCAAACCATTATGATGGCGCTTTCCATGGTAGTTATTGCCGCCCTTATCGGAGCAGGTGGTCTTGGCGCTCCTGTTGTACTTGGCCTCAATACTCTTGATATCGGCGGGGCAACGGTGGGTGGCCTTGGCATTGTTCTTATGGCAATAATTCTCGACCGAATAACCCAGGCCATGGGCAAAAAAAAAGGTAAATAA
- the proX gene encoding glycine betaine/L-proline ABC transporter substrate-binding protein ProX, with the protein MLKKMICGTLIVSAMSLTALTTSSASTANTELPGEGIRVQPARASWNTGFFQEALVRKGLSELGYKVKKPKDLSPPIFYKSVTLGDIDYWTNGWFPMHDAQLPKNFEEKAQKVGYVIKAGGMQGYMVSKKEADKFGITSLADFKREEVKKAFDKNNNGKADLVACPGGWACEKIIDHHLDVYGLEDDVTPIKASYEAAMAGALAEYRNDEPVFFYTWAPNWTIFKMKPGKDVVWINVPEIKPTEAQKSAAERMTAENIDGAVSNPIKLGFVVSDVQIVANKKFLAKNPAAKRFFEVFTLPLSDINEQNTRMNEGEKSRKDINRHADEWIAKHTTLWNSWLNEARKAVQ; encoded by the coding sequence ATGCTAAAAAAAATGATCTGTGGAACCCTCATTGTTTCCGCCATGAGCCTTACAGCCCTTACCACCAGCAGCGCCAGCACCGCCAACACAGAACTTCCAGGCGAGGGTATTAGAGTACAACCAGCCAGAGCTTCCTGGAATACAGGTTTCTTTCAAGAGGCACTGGTACGCAAGGGCCTCTCCGAACTAGGATACAAGGTGAAAAAGCCTAAGGATCTCTCACCACCAATTTTTTATAAATCCGTTACTCTGGGTGATATAGATTATTGGACCAATGGTTGGTTTCCCATGCACGATGCTCAACTTCCCAAAAACTTTGAAGAAAAGGCCCAAAAGGTTGGCTATGTAATCAAGGCTGGAGGTATGCAGGGCTATATGGTTTCCAAAAAAGAAGCTGACAAATTTGGTATCACCTCCCTGGCCGACTTCAAACGTGAAGAGGTCAAAAAAGCCTTTGATAAAAACAACAACGGCAAGGCAGATCTTGTTGCCTGTCCCGGTGGCTGGGCCTGTGAAAAGATCATTGATCACCATCTCGATGTCTATGGATTAGAGGATGATGTCACTCCCATCAAAGCTTCTTATGAAGCAGCCATGGCAGGTGCACTTGCCGAGTATCGCAACGATGAGCCCGTATTCTTCTACACCTGGGCCCCCAACTGGACCATTTTCAAGATGAAGCCCGGCAAGGATGTTGTCTGGATTAATGTACCGGAGATAAAACCCACCGAGGCCCAAAAATCGGCTGCTGAACGAATGACCGCTGAAAATATTGACGGGGCCGTCTCCAATCCTATCAAGCTCGGCTTTGTGGTCTCCGATGTGCAGATTGTGGCAAATAAAAAATTTCTTGCCAAAAACCCTGCAGCCAAACGTTTCTTTGAAGTTTTCACCCTGCCTCTCAGCGACATTAATGAGCAAAACACCCGAATGAACGAGGGTGAAAAGAGCAGGAAAGATATTAATCGTCACGCCGACGAGTGGATTGCCAAGCATACAACCCTATGGAACTCATGGCTTAATGAGGCTCGTAAAGCAGTCCAGTAG
- a CDS encoding MarR family winged helix-turn-helix transcriptional regulator, producing MESSHAKIHNVIQKLRVIFKATQAHSKYVEKLCGLSSAKLWMLHEVATSPGLKVSQLASVLSIHPSTCSNMLDKLEEQELISRDRSKKDQRSVHLYVTEQGKILLARAPQPPQGKLTSALKELPFEHLTTLDDELTHLVSVLDVPGDKVGLTPIANE from the coding sequence ATGGAGAGTAGTCATGCTAAAATACATAATGTAATCCAGAAGTTACGGGTTATATTCAAGGCCACCCAGGCCCACTCAAAGTATGTGGAGAAGCTCTGCGGACTTAGCAGTGCAAAGTTATGGATGTTGCATGAGGTTGCCACATCTCCCGGTCTCAAAGTCTCACAACTTGCCTCCGTGCTCTCAATCCACCCCTCAACCTGTTCTAATATGCTGGACAAACTGGAGGAGCAGGAGCTGATCTCCCGTGATCGCAGCAAGAAAGATCAGCGCTCTGTCCACCTCTATGTGACTGAGCAGGGCAAGATCCTCCTGGCCAGGGCACCTCAACCTCCTCAGGGGAAACTTACCAGTGCTCTAAAGGAGTTACCCTTTGAGCACCTCACCACCCTGGATGATGAGTTGACCCACCTTGTCTCTGTTCTGGATGTACCCGGCGATAAGGTTGGCCTTACCCCCATTGCCAACGAGTAG
- a CDS encoding mechanosensitive ion channel family protein encodes MLNIVMSWIQVVVLDEGVAKSIATVLLLLALSLVAVAANYLSKKIISNYVSKIVNRTKYRWDSIMYKRGVFRRLSHLVPIVIISIGSKLLFPAEDYSGLLLFIYKINFLYFILTCALIVHGLLAAVVDIYQTYKMARLRPINSYIQVLQIIVWVLAAVASVSVVLDRALGGLFLGMGGMMAIILLVFKDSILGLVAGVQITANDMLRLDDWLDMPSRGANGDVVEINLNTVKVRNWDKTITTIPTHLLTSESFINWRGMTESGGRRIKRSISIDMNTIKFSSEQELEAFMKVDLLQDYMGQKLKEMKMSLEADNVDLDALADGKSLTNIGTFRAYLEAYLHAHPKVHQDMTFLVRHLDPGAPGLPIEIYVFSNDQEWANYEAIQAEIFEHVLSVMPTFGLRVFQNPTGADFEKIVR; translated from the coding sequence ATGCTTAATATTGTTATGAGCTGGATTCAGGTAGTTGTTTTGGATGAGGGAGTGGCTAAGAGTATCGCTACTGTTCTTCTTCTTCTGGCCCTTTCCTTGGTTGCTGTGGCGGCAAATTACCTGAGCAAAAAAATTATTTCTAATTATGTCAGCAAAATTGTTAATAGGACGAAGTATCGCTGGGATAGTATTATGTATAAGAGGGGCGTCTTCCGCCGCTTGTCTCATCTGGTGCCAATTGTTATTATCAGCATTGGTTCAAAACTGCTCTTCCCTGCGGAGGACTATTCAGGTCTTTTGCTTTTTATCTATAAGATTAATTTCCTCTACTTTATTCTGACCTGTGCCCTTATCGTCCATGGCCTTCTCGCCGCTGTGGTTGATATCTATCAGACATATAAGATGGCTAGGTTACGGCCAATTAATAGCTATATCCAGGTCTTGCAAATCATTGTCTGGGTCTTGGCCGCCGTAGCCTCTGTCTCGGTTGTTCTGGACAGGGCCCTTGGGGGGCTTTTTCTTGGCATGGGTGGAATGATGGCCATTATTCTTTTGGTCTTTAAGGATTCTATCCTTGGCCTTGTGGCTGGGGTGCAGATTACGGCAAACGATATGTTGCGTCTCGATGATTGGCTGGATATGCCCAGTCGCGGTGCCAACGGTGATGTTGTTGAGATAAACTTGAATACCGTTAAGGTGAGAAACTGGGATAAAACCATCACTACCATTCCCACCCATCTTTTGACCAGTGAATCGTTTATTAACTGGCGGGGAATGACTGAGTCGGGCGGGCGCCGGATTAAGCGCTCCATCTCCATAGATATGAACACTATTAAGTTTTCTTCAGAGCAGGAGCTGGAGGCCTTTATGAAGGTTGATCTTCTGCAGGACTATATGGGGCAAAAGCTTAAAGAGATGAAGATGAGCCTGGAAGCGGACAATGTCGATCTGGATGCCCTGGCCGATGGGAAAAGCCTTACCAATATTGGTACCTTCAGGGCCTATCTGGAGGCCTATCTGCATGCCCATCCCAAGGTTCATCAGGACATGACCTTTTTGGTGAGACATCTTGATCCGGGAGCCCCGGGCTTGCCCATTGAGATTTATGTTTTCAGTAATGATCAGGAGTGGGCAAATTACGAGGCCATTCAGGCAGAGATCTTTGAGCATGTCCTCTCGGTCATGCCGACCTTTGGTTTGAGGGTGTTTCAAAATCCAACGGGAGCCGATTTCGAAAAGATCGTGCGTTAA
- the cobI gene encoding precorrin-2 C(20)-methyltransferase codes for MHHLVAPKAHDEGESTALAIAAGVIEVAAKNILTHRFPMKHVRRAQEVDGELASAWEEAARAIIQRLDAGEDVAFPTLGDPAIYSTGFYVYEALAACGWAGRVEVIPGVSSVGASAASANMPLCLGDERLVVLPATFEDEKIASLLQQVDVAVFMKVYRVLPRIVELLESLGMLENAVLVERTSCGNERIWHDVRAALSEDLHYFSTLLVRKNRP; via the coding sequence ATGCACCACCTGGTTGCGCCCAAGGCCCATGACGAGGGTGAGAGTACGGCCCTGGCCATTGCGGCAGGGGTGATCGAGGTGGCAGCAAAAAACATCCTCACTCATCGCTTTCCCATGAAGCATGTCCGTCGTGCTCAAGAGGTTGATGGAGAACTTGCCTCTGCCTGGGAAGAGGCGGCCAGGGCCATTATCCAACGATTGGATGCAGGCGAAGACGTTGCCTTTCCTACTCTCGGTGACCCTGCCATCTACAGTACCGGCTTTTATGTTTACGAGGCCCTTGCTGCCTGTGGTTGGGCGGGCAGGGTAGAGGTTATTCCCGGTGTCTCTTCGGTGGGAGCTTCGGCGGCCAGTGCCAATATGCCCCTCTGTCTGGGCGATGAGCGCTTGGTTGTCTTGCCTGCAACCTTTGAAGACGAGAAAATCGCCTCCCTCCTTCAGCAGGTTGATGTGGCGGTCTTCATGAAGGTTTATCGTGTCCTTCCCCGTATTGTTGAGCTTCTCGAATCTTTGGGTATGCTTGAAAATGCCGTTCTGGTGGAACGCACCAGCTGTGGCAATGAACGCATCTGGCACGATGTTCGTGCTGCTCTCAGCGAAGATCTCCACTATTTTTCAACCCTGCTGGTGCGTAAAAACCGGCCCTAG
- a CDS encoding SAM-dependent methyltransferase — MKGVLYVVGVGPGDPELLTLKAVRILEKCTTWLRPRPMTRVRVRPWPLRQG, encoded by the coding sequence ATGAAAGGTGTATTGTATGTAGTTGGTGTTGGCCCGGGTGATCCCGAGCTACTCACCCTGAAGGCAGTTCGAATATTAGAAAAATGCACCACCTGGTTGCGCCCAAGGCCCATGACGAGGGTGAGAGTACGGCCCTGGCCATTGCGGCAGGGGTGA
- a CDS encoding sirohydrochlorin cobaltochelatase, translating into MLQKIRLSALALFLSLFIFSSLSQASPAKAEAKTAIIVAGFGTTVPEGLPAILNIVDGVRKAYPNTEVRICFTSNIIRKVWKKRQENPQKWLSMGIPKEVLYVENIISVFGDLREDGYRNIIVQPTHMFYMEQSHDLSQYVSALASIQTMKSKWRPYDAVFMGRPALGMPGDIYSYHEDVAKAIATLAADVALAQKEGAALIYMGHGNEHWSTGIYAEVENAMNKAYPQVTTILGVVEGQPTLDDVVAKLQRAGIKKVVLKPFMIVAGDHARNDMAGAETDSWKSILLEKGFKVETVLHGLGENDKFARIFVEHIADTAKMHNLQVR; encoded by the coding sequence ATGTTACAAAAAATTCGTCTGTCTGCTCTAGCTCTGTTTCTCTCTCTCTTTATCTTTTCATCCCTCTCTCAGGCTTCACCGGCAAAGGCCGAGGCTAAAACGGCAATCATTGTTGCCGGTTTTGGCACCACCGTGCCCGAGGGTCTTCCGGCAATCCTTAATATTGTTGATGGTGTACGGAAAGCCTACCCCAACACAGAGGTACGTATCTGTTTTACCTCCAATATTATCCGTAAGGTCTGGAAAAAGCGTCAGGAAAATCCACAGAAGTGGTTGAGCATGGGCATTCCTAAGGAGGTCCTCTATGTGGAGAATATCATCTCTGTCTTTGGCGATCTGCGTGAGGATGGTTATCGAAATATCATTGTTCAACCCACCCATATGTTCTATATGGAGCAGAGCCATGATCTCAGTCAATATGTGAGTGCTCTGGCCTCCATCCAGACCATGAAGAGCAAATGGCGTCCCTATGACGCTGTGTTTATGGGTCGTCCTGCCCTTGGTATGCCGGGTGATATATATAGCTATCACGAGGATGTGGCCAAGGCGATTGCTACCCTGGCAGCTGATGTGGCCCTGGCTCAAAAAGAGGGTGCTGCCCTTATCTATATGGGACATGGCAACGAGCACTGGTCAACTGGTATCTATGCCGAGGTGGAAAATGCCATGAACAAGGCTTATCCTCAGGTAACAACGATTCTTGGTGTTGTCGAAGGTCAACCGACCCTTGATGACGTGGTGGCCAAGCTTCAGCGGGCTGGCATTAAGAAGGTAGTTCTTAAACCCTTTATGATTGTGGCAGGTGACCATGCCAGAAACGATATGGCTGGTGCCGAGACAGACTCGTGGAAATCAATTCTTCTCGAGAAGGGATTTAAGGTGGAAACCGTCCTGCACGGCCTGGGTGAGAACGATAAATTTGCCCGGATTTTTGTTGAGCACATTGCCGATACGGCCAAAATGCATAATTTGCAGGTTCGGTAG